DNA from Ptychodera flava strain L36383 chromosome 15, AS_Pfla_20210202, whole genome shotgun sequence:
TAATAATTGGTGGACGTTGATCGGCCTCTAGTCCAGCCATCCCGAAATAAGTGCGATGCCCCTGCCTTGTTGACCGCTTCTACGCCTATGTCCATCAGATAGAGGATGACCCACCTTACAGGTCATGACCTAACGTTGAGTACATGTACTGACTTGGATAAAATAAGTTGCTGATCAAACTTAGACCTGGTTGATAACCAACTCAGTTTAGGGGGAGTTGTCCGTCTCAACAGACGTACAGGTATACTACGGAGCAATGATGAAAGTTTTAGCGGCGTTGGTGATCCTTTGCTCGGCGACCGCCTTGGTCCTCGCAACGCCTCTCGATGACTACGTCAAGAAGTACGATCCTCACTATGAATACACAATCCTTACCGACTATACAGTCCGTATACCAGATAGTTACACGGTGTATGTACTTAATATGACGTCACAGAAATGGCTAAATGGTAGGTAAGAAGTAATTGCCACCGAGATTGAGAAAGTTATTGCATCTTGGTTGGCCTTGGTCACAATTTGTGGGGAATCTTTCCTGTAGAAATTTGGAATCAGAAGTAATATAACAGAATCGTTTAAAAGCAGGATTGTTCCATATGCAGGCATCAAATAGAGCTGATTTTTTGCGAATATTAAGGAATTGTAAAGTTAGCATGCAAATGTCATGATTTTACAACGTTTCAGCGTATGTTTTTATTATATATGTGTAAGCAAAATGCACGCAGTTTAATATTATTTCCAATTGAACAGTTGAAATTTATCTGTGCAAGACAGTGAATTGTCGTCTGCGTACAGGGGTTGTTTACTTTGATGACCTCCGGGGTAATGTCCAAAATATCCCATGATGCACAACTGGTGACCTTTATCTTTCAAAGTCACGAAGCTCAATTTCAAGAATAATAATGATAGTCGACAATGATAGCACAATCATGGGAAACATACATGTCATAGTATAATTAGTTTGCAAACTTCCGTGAAGAGAATTAAACAGATTtatttagtttgaaagtatgtTAGTCTAGCTAGTAGTTCTTCGACCTTATTTTACGACATGTATTTTTGACCACCTGTCGATGTATCCAACAGAGAGCATTGTCGATCGTTCCATCTGGTACCACTTTCTCTTCGTAACAATTCCTGATCGTCTCACCATCACCGATGCGTCATTTATTTACGTCACTGGAGGTAGCAATGGTCCTGGCACTGTGTAAGTCATAATGCGACACATAGCACGGCTTTGTGAAGGTTGTCAGTGAAGCTTTGACACAAGACGACGGTGCTTTTTGATTTGCAGTAACCTAACATTTAAATACTGGACCATTCCAACTGCTGCGATAATGTTTGCGCATACCTCCTTTTTCACTGTCAAAGAAAACCTGTCGaaatgaagaaaataattatttgatacaagtttatttgtcaacaaattcAACCAATAATACCACCCAAGACTTAAACGTGTGTAATTTACAAATAATCTCAGTAACAATTTCTTGGACATTGGATTAAAAAAAATACCCTTGTATCTTTCCAGTCCTCCAGATCCGACTTCTGATAAGGATGTTCTGATGAGTTCAATGTTTGCTGTGGGCACTGGAAGGTATGGTACCGGCAGATGGGTTGCAATGCGCTGCCATACGTGTTACAAGCAAAGAAGTACCAAGATTAGtttaaacaaagcaaaacaaaactaatCAAGGACGTTAACGATATTATTCCAAGCTACCTCAGGATACAAGCGACTAATCTTAATTTGTGTTGCATTTTTGTTTACATGGACTGTACACTAATTGTCACAACGACTATATCTGTTTAAATGTCTGTATCATAACACATCAATATATTTGTCTCATTCATGGTCAATATCGCATTGATAGCGTCATTAACTTGTTTTACCTGTACTGGAAGGTACAGCACTTTTAACTGTGATGTTGTCTGCACAGCACCATGTTATAACATGTGCTTCTTGAACTACCACTCTTTAAATTTGGCATTTATCCGGTGACGTGAAGTTACTCGGCTGACAGATTGCGAATTGCATCAACTAATATCATTGCATATACAAAGAAAGATCTCGCCGCACCGCTGTGCGTCGTAAATTTTCACGTTCAAGATCACTTCATTTGCTCTTTTACAGCATCGGCGCATGTCTCCGTCAAATACCAAACCAGCGCATCACCTTCTACGTAAGTAACAGAAAAGacttgtcaatttgacaaacACTAGGGCGGCAGACAAAGAAAATGCACTTATATTCAACTTctgatttaagattaaaaatAACACTCTAAAGCTTAATTCTTTAAATGGAATTAGTACAATAAAAGTAGTGACGTAATGTGATATTTAGAGGAAGCCTAACAAACAGACATTATTTCATTGCAGGAAGATCCCAAGAAGAAATCTCGTTCTGAGGATGGAATCATAGCATACACTTGGAAACATTTCATCGACGATCCATCACAGCCTGAGTATCTTCTCCGGCTTCCAATGACAAAGGTAATATGGTCGTTATTAGACAATGCCAGCTTTTTTGTCCTCCTTGCACGCACGCAGTGCTTGGTCACGTGATTATTAAGTTTGAATATAGACCTTCCTTGCGAAGTTTCCTAAGATGCCCAACGTGCAACAGTTATGTATTTGGTCACACAAATCACCAGTTACTGGAGAATAAAAGGCAAGTGATTAGTCAACTAAATAATAGTGAGCTTTCATAGCTTCCTGCCCGGTTTCATAGCTACTTTCGAATTTTAAGCTGCAAGTTTTGTGCATACAGTAAAATCTTCAACGCTGGTTGTCTTCCATTCCTTTCAATCCACACTTTATCCGATCTTCTCACAACAGGCAGTGGTTCGTGCCATGGACACAATCACTGACTTTGCCAAGAAAGTCCGCCCCGAGACTGATCTTCAAAAGTACATGATTGCTGGCGGTTCAAAGGTAAGACGTCTAAATTTTTATCCAGACAATATCTTCACATATGTCCGCTTTTATGTAAGCGGTTAAGTTTTTTTATGACATAACAGTGACTATCAGTACTTATGTCGAAGTGTCCCTGCCGGTGTGCCTCAATACCTACATACGCAGATAGGTATCTTTAAGATTGTGATTGTAGAACACGATATGGTTGTAATTCTTTTGGAATAATGTAAACTCCTTTCCCTCTGATTCTTGCAGCGTGGATGGACGACTTGGACAACAGCCGCCGTTGATAAGAGAGTCTTTGGAATTGCGCCAATAGTGCTggattgtttgaattttgtcaagGTACAGAGATATTGCTAAAACACGACAGtggcatttatataatatgAACATATATTCAACACTTTCGTTTTCgtttattgttttcattttgacttAACCAACAGAGCAACGAGCATGTgtatatgtcaacaaaaatgatTAATAGTTTGATTGATGAATGAATAAAGTGAAAGAATTGACCGAGGAGGAGTGTCAGAAAAGGTTATATATAACGTCAGTGAATAATTACTTTGTTAAATAACGTTCTTTGCGGAAAAGTTACTATCAATGATTTGAAACATCAGAGTACAGCTTGAGTGAGATGTTACCCAGCACAAAGATGAAATATTTAGGTATGCGCATTCGGCCGAGGATAATTGTTTGAATAAATAGAGCATTCTCCATTTATATTCTTCCTTTGCGCTGACTACAGAATCTGCATCATCACTACCGTTCACTTGGAGGCTGGACGTTCGCCTTCGAAGATTATTACGAAGAAGACGTTACTCTGCATCTTGACAATCCAATAACACAGCAATTAGCCGACATTGTCGACCCATACGGTGAGATTTGCCCAGCTTCAAGTGTGCCTTGTTATCACTGAGAAACACAATTTCACATAGTTCAGAACGTCGAAACAATATACACACCGTACCTACACTCTGACCTCGGTTACCATGAGAACGACCTTCCTTGCTCACCAATATTATTTCTGCCCCAAAGATTTCGCATTTTCACGGAAGTCATGGTTCCAAGACCGTTTAAAGTCTATCTGACACACGGAACTCAACGATATGTTTAGTAATTATGCTATGGCTGTCTTTCGGGCTTTTGAGATACGTGCGCTTCAGGTGTCAATCAGATGAACATGCAGACGACGGAAATGGTTTCTAGAAATCAACAGGTGGTTCGAACGAAGTGTTTCAACTGCTGCTCAACATTGAAGTAACTGACACTTTGTTTTTAAAAGCCTGACGTTTTTCGCATTGTTTCTTCTTGTTAACCAACTGACCTCTTTGTCATCCTGGTCGTTCCTGTGTTTTCCAACAACATCTGTTGTTCATAGCTCTGTAATCGCCGATATGCCTTGTTATCATAAAAAAGTACCTTTCAACATACTTTGAAAAGTTGTTAAAATGCCGTCTTCTTAGAACCCCGACCGACATCCATGCAAGACAAAACTCTATATTTCAGAAGAAGGATGGCGTAATATTTTTCTGCCCGACGGTAAAATGGCATTGATTTTACACCAAGAATTATAGCTACTGTCTCATTATCTCTGTTTTCTTCACAGCTTACAGGGATAGACTCACCATGCCAAAGCTCGTCGTCACCGCATCCGGAGATGAATTCTTCCTGCCAGACGATTCTCACTATTATTACAACGATATGAAGGGACCAACATATCTTAAGTAAGTGACAGCTCAGAAACATACTGAAATAACTGCAACTAACCAGATTGGTTCATAAAACCACAATCTCTCCTTCAACAAAATGTAACAAATTTGAACATAAACCCTGTGTATTTTCACATAGTATAATTGAAACAGACAGAGTAAAGTCGGATTTCTGAATAACAAGCCGCAATGTTATGAACATGTGCTGTACATGCAAGAATGGACCTGTAGTTAGATTTTTGGAACCTCTAAAAGGTATGTCAGTCTTGTTGACGTTTTACAATACATGGTAAATACTGCAACACTGGGTGAGTACATGAGTAATACtgttatttcttcacaaactGCAGGATAACGCCAAACTCGGAACACAGCCAAACCGGGCATTACGTCGATGATCTCTTCGCTATGAGAGGATTCTTCTTAGCTATCTACAACGTGAGTTACAGATCCCAGGGCGGGTTTTGCAACCTTACATTTGCGTACTTCAGCCATTTCATGATGGGGGTTGTACAGAACTTGTGATATATAACAATGTGCAACCTATCATTTGCACTCTGGCGGCATCTTCGCTGTCAACATTGTGAAGAGAGAATGTCACACGTTTATATGTTGCtgatgaaaactaaaaacagTCACGACACGGTTCCATATTATTCATGAAGCTATCCTTCTGTCCTGTATAGAGAAGATTTTGTAGTCGAGTTTAAACTGAAAACCAAGTTATATTTACACACTGCCTACAGCAACCAAagaaattcttgtttttctAGGCACTTTTTACTAAAATATCATTTGAACATGTCTAACTTCCATATCTGTACTTACATTGTAGAAAATGAAGCTGCCGAAGATGACATGGGAACGTAAAGAGGTTTGAATTTCCTTAAATTTAAGTGATCAAGAATTGATAGATAAGACACATTCACAGGTTAGCGAACAGTAATTCCGATAATTTCGACAAAGGAGAAGCACATTTCTATCAGAAAACACTTTGAACACATGCTTACAAAATTCTTATCCAACGAAACTTCTGTCCTCGGCTAAGCTAACATCTTTTCAATACTTTAacgctgtaaagctaatatcttGTCACCAAAAATAACCTTGTCATGAAAGCTCGTCCATAGCTACATGGTCAAAACCGTTAACTGTTGAATGTACATATCTGTTCTTTAAAGACGGACACGACTGGCAGCATAACTATGTACACAGACACCAAGCCCTTGACAGTGACGTGTTACAGAGCCAAGACTTTGGGCGACAGAAGGTAGGACCAGCATGTTATCTTCATATGCAAAGTTTTATGCTTCGCCCTGTATTGTTTGTCTTGACATAAATACACAATATTGGTCATATCTAAAGTATCAAATTATTGACGTGACTGTTGAAGTGAAATTTCTTGTAATCAACTATATATTATTCCTTAGTCAGCCATTAAGAATTCATATGAAATCATTTCATGACTTTCTGCATGCTCTGTACTCTCTAGGAGGGACTTCCGGTTGGTGGGAATCGATACAACGACTGGCCAACCTGGACCACAGGCGATACCATGGTTACCGTTCTCTGTACAAAATCCAGTGAGTTATGAATCAATAGAAATTATAAATATTGAGGCAAAAGTCAAAGTGCACCAACGCAGCAAAATCAAATGTACGTTCTCTTTCATTTTGAAAGCTTTCCGGATTTTCGGAATATAGAGGGAAAGAGAAATTAGAAAGTGTTTTTCCATGCACGTAATGAATCTGTCTTATTTGCCTTGTGTTCGTAAAATAATGAACCGTGATATACAATCAGTCTTCGGTGATCAGTAAATGCGAGGTATTTTATTGCAACAAAGTGTACGTGGTCAAGATTATAGTGATACTGGAGTGTCTAAATGGGCCCAATGGTTGCTTCTGATTGTGTAATTCACCATAGACATTCTATATGAATTAAAACACTGTCTTTTCTGTCTTCCGCTATCTACAGAGTGAGGGCGTCTATCACGTTGAGTTTGACAAACCTGACAAGGGTTGGATCGGTTTCTACATCCTGGTAatcttctttttttcattttggcatTGCTGACTCTTTACAACCCTAGCTCGCCCTCTTGCAAAGCCACTACTGGTACTCATCGaataatgcattgttattgatcAATAACTTCACCGTCAAGAGTGGGACAGATATCCGCTCAGCATTGTTGAACACATCGTGCTTGTAAAACTGGCCGAGAGAAGAATGGGTTAAACTATCAAACTCTGTAGAGACGAGTTTAGTCAATGTCATGCccttcaaaataaattatttgacaATGATATTGAAAATAACACCCACATTGAGAATAAACATTTTCAGACAGCTGGTTTCTCTAAATGTTCTTTTGCATAACCCATTTTTAACCTACTTTTAACCTagaaattacaaagtttctGCTATCTTTCTTTCCAGGCAACATTTCCGGGAGTCAAGGACACGGTGCTTGAATTTACAACCGAGGTCAACATCATTCCCGACGTATTTCCTTTCCCCGATTGCCAAGGAAAGGGTTGTTATGGAAGTCTAGTTTAAAGCTAGGAAGAATTAACTTTCTCATGTTAAGCTTGCTAAAATTCATTAGCCGCAATAAAATTCCATCGTTTACATGTAATAGAGGTTTACAATATAGCTCTTTTTACTGTATTAGATCACATACAGAGTCAAgtgtttttggattttttttttgtttttcaacagATCACAACGCAGGAGTACGTCGCTTTTGTCGTAACTtaacctttttttgacaaacctGAAATAAAGTGATTATTGGTAACTCATTATTTTCACGGCTATCGTTAAGTCAGTAATTTGATGTAAAACATTGCACTTAGAACCGATTCTCGTACAGTAAATCTTTGTTAATGTCGGTtatataaaatgaataaaagtgattttaaaaatcttcctaAGTATATCATGAATCTCCAGTTGCTTCGTAGCTAGAAACCCTCCTTCGACCCTACAGTCGAAAATTATCCTGAGAACAAAAAAGTGAACTGCATGAGTATAGATGCAAAAACTCTCAGCATGTGAACTGCTGTAGAGAAACTTGCTTGTCCTGTAGTATCCGTTCACAAAAGACTGTGAATACCGGGGGCGTCAAGCCAGTACAGAGTTACGGGGTCACTTGagtttcaaaaaatcaaatcgGGGCTTTATCGTGGTGTCACAGGGTGCAAGGGTTGCGAAGTAGGAGAAATAAGCAAGTACCAAGAGGGCGCCCACACATTCGTTGATGAGTGTGAACACTACGCCGCAGATCCTATTTTTGCGCCCCAATGAACATAGCCTCAGCAGCAGAATGAAGCGGACTTGAATCTCCAACAATTATCTCGACTGTGAGCCCTAGGCTCGGGACAAACGGTAATCTAAAATGAacagataaataaacaaaaataataaagttcAACCAGCAGCTCAATCGTATCGGTTGTCAACAAAATTTTGCACTCCTATGTCACAATTCTCTTTAATCTGCGAAGGGACAAACTAACTGGCAGACTGCAACATCTATTGATGTTCGTGATTATATTGTCAATAACCAAACTCGCCAACAAACAAAGAGAGCAACGCAGAGAAAACAACTCCGTTACAAAagaatgacaacaacaacaaaaaagcaATTCCCTAGATTCAAACAGGGTAACTATTTTAACCCGTCAGGttaaaatatcaagataatCGAATGCAGGACTAGAGAGTCGATATACAATAGTTGGGCGGGGTTCTGTCGTACTCAAGTTGGTCAGAATACACCGCGACTCTGGACCAGAGGCTGCAGCCACTCTACGTGGCTATTGTATTTCTTTGTTGACCTTTAACCCTTCTCTGTACTCACTGTACACGAGTAGTCGGTCATTTAAGTCCATGAAGCTGGGCAAATAATCGTTCCTGTATCCTCTTTTAAAATCGTGAGTCAGTTGGGGTTTTGAGGAAGTCATACTAGACATAGTCACGTGACTtcaaaaaaaacaccaaaacaaacaaacgcgGAAGTGTTGAGTTGGTCCAGAGTAATCAACTTAACATTTCCGTGTTTATGACAGATCCTGTCAGATTTTGATTATAGCGGCCTGTCACGAATTCTGCGAATGTACTTCTCTGCAGTGCTAAATCGGGACGTGTTAAACATGCGAAAGTCTGTAGGTCATATTTCCATTACAGCCATTGCTGTGACCACTGGACTTAATCCGAAGGTCGTGAATCCTTGATCCAGTGCTGCGAGTTCCTTCATTGAACTTTGGAGCCAACGTTGGGTCGATTTGGAGCAAGCAGGTCATATTTGTCTAAGTGTCATCCCGATATAAATCGAACTTTGGTTTGACGGTGTGACAGCCAAACCGTCACCTGACCGCCGAGCTTGCAGCGTCGCCCGGACCGTCAAGAGGAGACGGTGAAGCATTCGGGAAACTCGATCAAGGCACCAGGCTCGAAATCGAGCTCCAGAAACAGCACAATTGGTACCACAAAACCGAGTCATGTGGAAGCCAGCGTTCGCGATCTGTGCTGCTATCGCATGCGCACTGACGTGTGTCCTGTCTACGCCATTGGATGACTACGTGAATCGACCAGACCCACACTACAAGTATGAAATACTCAGTGAGAAAAAAGTACTCGAAAATGAATATACCGTGTACATTGtaaatatgacgtcacaaaaatgGCTGACAGGTAAGCACGATGAATTTATGACCTGCGTGATTATGTAAGTCGTTTATTGGTCTTCATCAGCATATTTATGTTACAGTAAAGATTGATCAGACAATATATTCAATGACAGGAAATATTATGACATGTAACTTTCGCTTTCTCTGCTGACACAACCGGCGTACGGCTGTTTTAACCTGATATAGGTTTTGaaacaaatgtattttgatGGAAGCAAGCGATGTCGGCAACTGTCGAATTTTGATCTCACGTGATAAGGTTTTAAGGGGGAGTGTCCTCACCGCCCCAAAGCAAGCATAGACTTCGATATGCAGCAATGCAACAGGCCAGTTCGGCTTAAGATCTGACGTTCGCCATATCGGCATCCACCAGTTTTCTGCTCGAGAAATATTATCTTTGTTGGGAGTTGAAGCAAATTACACAGACTACAAACTCGTCGAACTGGTTTTCCAATGCCAATATAGTTTTATTTCAGTAAATTAATTGTCTGTCTACAGTGCAG
Protein-coding regions in this window:
- the LOC139152385 gene encoding autocrine proliferation repressor protein A-like, whose translation is MMKVLAALVILCSATALVLATPLDDYVKKYDPHYEYTILTDYTVRIPDSYTVYVLNMTSQKWLNESIVDRSIWYHFLFVTIPDRLTITDASFIYVTGGSNGPGTVPPDPTSDKDVLMSSMFAVGTGSIGACLRQIPNQRITFYEDPKKKSRSEDGIIAYTWKHFIDDPSQPEYLLRLPMTKAVVRAMDTITDFAKKVRPETDLQKYMIAGGSKRGWTTWTTAAVDKRVFGIAPIVLDCLNFVKNLHHHYRSLGGWTFAFEDYYEEDVTLHLDNPITQQLADIVDPYAYRDRLTMPKLVVTASGDEFFLPDDSHYYYNDMKGPTYLKITPNSEHSQTGHYVDDLFAMRGFFLAIYNKMKLPKMTWERKETDTTGSITMYTDTKPLTVTCYRAKTLGDRRRDFRLVGIDTTTGQPGPQAIPWLPFSVQNPSEGVYHVEFDKPDKGWIGFYILATFPGVKDTVLEFTTEVNIIPDVFPFPDCQGKGCYGSLV